The following are encoded together in the Glycine soja cultivar W05 chromosome 5, ASM419377v2, whole genome shotgun sequence genome:
- the LOC114412289 gene encoding 4-coumarate--CoA ligase-like 7, with amino-acid sequence MFLHMDERTRISSPHIDPKSGFNRASMTFPSLKPPLLLPPPNAAVSVSTYVLPLRCNSLRPNLVTAIIDAATGHLLSYGEFIHRAQILATNLTIVLKLSKGDTTLVLHPNLIQVPILYFALLSLDVVLSPVNPLSTCSELTRLFNISNSSIIFAVSLVAEKTHEFHV; translated from the coding sequence ATGTTCTTACACATGGATGAGAGAACAAGAATAAGCTCACCCCATATAGACCCAAAAAGCGGATTCAACCGCGCTTCTATGACCTTCCCCAGTCTCAAGCCACCACTCCTCCTTCCTCCTCCGAATGCCGCTGTCTCCGTCTCAACCTACGTCCTCCCCCTCCGATGCAACTCGCTGAGGCCAAACTTGGTCACCGCCATTATCGATGCCGCCACCGGCCACCTCCTCTCCTACGGGGAGTTCATCCATCGTGCTCAAATCCTAGCCACCAACCTCACCATCGTCCTCAAACTCTCCAAAGGCGACACCACACTGGTTCTCCACCCAAACCTAATCCAAGTTCCAATTCTCTACTTCGCACTTCTTTCCCTCGACGTGGTCCTCTCTCCAGTGAACCCTCTCTCCACGTGCTCTGAGCTCACGCGTCTCTTCAACATCAGCAATTCATCAATCATCTTCGCAGTATCTTTAGTCGCTGAAAAAACACATGAGTTTCATGTCTGA